In the Portunus trituberculatus isolate SZX2019 chromosome 21, ASM1759143v1, whole genome shotgun sequence genome, one interval contains:
- the LOC123506828 gene encoding pre-mRNA-splicing factor CWC22 homolog isoform X2 has protein sequence MEKDPITCSDELNNQVRSRPKNKKKRASSSSSSSSSSPSPEHREVKKKRKRPRPASSDSSSSSSDSSSSSSDSSSSSSSPSSSSSSASSSSSSDSSGSDSIVYKKKLTGKALKKALKKRKKREKLLKKKLKKCRKLARQEEKKSIKKKVKKLNKKLKKIKRERRKDTRRIKKTRQTHEAKKNQEKNHKHEEKDKSSKGSKKKQEVVENGSASIGPSIDLMTSNQSTMTPMTREEWEKQESVVRRVYDQETG, from the exons ATGGAGAAGGACCCAATCACTTGCTCAGATGAACTCAACAATCAAGTGCGTTCTCGtccaaaaaacaagaagaagagagcatcatcatcatcatcatcatcctcgtcctctccctcacctgaacacagggaggtgaagaagaagagaaagcgaCCAAGACCAGCCTCTTctgattcttcctcctcttcctcagattcctcctcctcctcctcagactcatcttcctcatcttcatcaccttcctcttcttcgtcatcgGCCTCCAGCTCCTCGTCTTCAGACTCCTCAGGGTCAGACAGCATAGTGTACAAGAAAAAGCTAACAGGGAAGGCACTAAAAAAAGccctgaagaagaggaaaaagcggGAAAAGCTActgaagaagaaactgaagaagtgCAGAAAATTGGCgaggcaagaagaaaagaaatccatcaagaagaaagtgaagaaactaaataagaaactaaaaaaaattaagagggagaggaggaaggacaccAGGAGAATCAAGAAGACACGCCAAACACATGAAGCCAAGAAGAACCAGGAGAAGAACCACAAGcatgaagagaaggataagagcTCAAAGGGATCcaagaagaagcaggaagtgGTGGAAAATGGGTCAGCGTCCATCGGGCCAAGTATCGACCTCATGACCTCCAACCAGTCCACCATGACTCCCATGACCcgagaggaatgggagaagcAGGAGAGTGTGGTGCGTCGTGTGTATGATCAGGAGACTG GTTAA
- the LOC123506828 gene encoding ADP-ribosylation factor-like protein 6-interacting protein 4 isoform X1, giving the protein MEKDPITCSDELNNQVRSRPKNKKKRASSSSSSSSSSPSPEHREVKKKRKRPRPASSDSSSSSSDSSSSSSDSSSSSSSPSSSSSSASSSSSSDSSGSDSIVYKKKLTGKALKKALKKRKKREKLLKKKLKKCRKLARQEEKKSIKKKVKKLNKKLKKIKRERRKDTRRIKKTRQTHEAKKNQEKNHKHEEKDKSSKGSKKKQEVVENGSASIGPSIDLMTSNQSTMTPMTREEWEKQESVVRRVYDQETGRHRLIKGSGEVLEECVSRDRHRAINKVATQNDGEFFQANVKSRASKP; this is encoded by the exons ATGGAGAAGGACCCAATCACTTGCTCAGATGAACTCAACAATCAAGTGCGTTCTCGtccaaaaaacaagaagaagagagcatcatcatcatcatcatcatcctcgtcctctccctcacctgaacacagggaggtgaagaagaagagaaagcgaCCAAGACCAGCCTCTTctgattcttcctcctcttcctcagattcctcctcctcctcctcagactcatcttcctcatcttcatcaccttcctcttcttcgtcatcgGCCTCCAGCTCCTCGTCTTCAGACTCCTCAGGGTCAGACAGCATAGTGTACAAGAAAAAGCTAACAGGGAAGGCACTAAAAAAAGccctgaagaagaggaaaaagcggGAAAAGCTActgaagaagaaactgaagaagtgCAGAAAATTGGCgaggcaagaagaaaagaaatccatcaagaagaaagtgaagaaactaaataagaaactaaaaaaaattaagagggagaggaggaaggacaccAGGAGAATCAAGAAGACACGCCAAACACATGAAGCCAAGAAGAACCAGGAGAAGAACCACAAGcatgaagagaaggataagagcTCAAAGGGATCcaagaagaagcaggaagtgGTGGAAAATGGGTCAGCGTCCATCGGGCCAAGTATCGACCTCATGACCTCCAACCAGTCCACCATGACTCCCATGACCcgagaggaatgggagaagcAGGAGAGTGTGGTGCGTCGTGTGTATGATCAGGAGACTGGTAGGCACAG GTTAATTAAGGGCTCTGGAGAGGTGCTGGAAGAGTGTGTCAGTCGAGACCGTCACCGTGCCATCAACAAAGTGGCAACACAGAATGACGGGGAATTCTTCCAGGCCAACGTCAAGTCCCGTGCCTCCAAGCCATGA